TTCGTTCATGTCCGGGTTGTCGACCCGGTCGTAGATATCTGCGACCGGCAAGGTCAGACCAATAGACTCGAACCTAACCGCGTCGCCCAGAAAGAAATATCCCGGCATCCAATGCATACTTCTACGCAATACTTGCACCGAAACAATGTCCGCCTCGATCAACACATATTCCCGCAGGGACGGCAAATTGATATAGCGGATCAATTTTGTCGTCGTATCCGTTTTGCGGGTGGAGCGGGACAGCACTTCGACGATAATCACCGGCGACGTCGAAAAATAATCGTCGCCGGACATTTTGCTGCAATCCACCAGTAGATCGGGATAGACATAATCCTTGCCGACACGGACTTTGATGTCTGCCATAAAAGTCGCGCAAGGCGTGCCTTTCAGGTGATTCCCTAACTCGCGTAGCATGTTAGCCGAGATGCAATTATGGTTATAACCCGCACCGACCATTGCATAGATCTGGCCGTCGATATATTCGCGTTTTACCTCGGAAGCGGGTTCCGTCGCCAGATACTCCTCTTCGCTTAGATAAATGTTTTCATGCACTTTATCCCATACCATCGTTTGCTCCAATGATCTATTGCTGATTCATATTGTTAGCGACCCATGATTGAAAAACAAGGATTACAAGTCGGGTTACCCCCTGCTTTGGGCTGGTAGGCCTCGGTTTGCAAACCCAGCCTGTCGGCTGCCGTTGAAAAACCAGAGAGCGAGCTTAACAGGCGTTAGGCGATATGCCGCAGTAATGCGGCATATCCCACACATTCAAACCCGTTCAGCCGTTAACCAACCCATAGCGCTACAACTGACTGCCGGGATTTCAGTACCTTCCTTAACCCAACCCGCCGATATGGCGCGCATTCTGCTTAGCCAATTGCTTAACCTCACGCGAAGCCCCTTGATCCCCTGCGCATGGCTTTTCCCGACCACGACGTTTACCGCACATTTTTAAGCATTCGGCCGCAAATCCAGCGCTTTTTGCAACAGCGCCTGCGCTGCCCGGATACCGCCGCCGATTTACTGCAGGACATCTACTTGCGGTTGGTGCGTTTGACGCCGCCGCCCGCCAGCGAAGTCGAGGCGCGGGCTTGGCTGTTTACCGTAGCATCCAATCTATCCATCGACCATCTGCGCGGCCAAAAGCGTCGCGGCGATTTGTTGGATCAATACCTGGGCGAAGAAACCGAAGCCGACCTCGGCGCCGAACCCGATCGGACGCTGCAGGCGCAAGACCAGCTCCTGCAAATTCAAACCGCGTTAGCGCAATTACCGGACTTGTGCGCGGAAATTTTATATTTGAGCCGGATCGAGGGCCTGAGCCATGCGGAAATCGCCAAGCAATTAAACATTTCCGTCAGTTGGGTGGAAAAACAATTGGCTAAAGCCTTGCTGCACTGCCGGCAAGCGGTTGATGACGAGAACACATAGTATGGCTATGTATGATCAGGATCGTTATAGTAAACAGACCTTCCCTCACGCCTCACCGCCATGACCGAGACGCATACAGCACAGCACGACACCTTGCGGCAGCAAGCCGTCGACTGGCATCTGCGCCTGACGTCCGGCAATGCCGACGCCGGTGTATGGGCGGAATTCGAACGTTGGCGGCAACAGCCCGATCACGCCCGCGCCTATCGCGACGTCGAGACGCTGTGGCAACAACTACCGCAGCCTTTGCTGGCCGACCGCAGGCGGCGTCAGGCCATTGCCGCCAGACAGCGGCGTAAAGGCCTGCTAAGGCGCGGACTGAATCTGGCCGCCGCCGCATCGTTGCTGTTGGCTGTCCTGGCCGGTTTTTACCCGGATTATCTGCAACACCCGTTGGCCGATTACCGCACTCGGATTGGCGAGCAGACTGCGATAAAGTTGGCCGACGGCAGTATCGCCTATCTGAATACCGATACCGCTGTTGATGTAACGATAGGCCCGAACGAGCGCCGCGTGGAACTATTGCATGGCGAAGCCGAGTTCGAGGTGGCGCATGACGCCCGGCCGTTTCGCGTGACGGCGGGTGCTGTAACCACGGAAGCGCTGGGCACCCGATTTATCGTCCGCTACGACGGCGAAACCGGCGCGGTGACGCTTCAGCAAGGCACAGTGCGCACCAGCCGGCCGGCCGCGCGCGGCGCCCAAACCGACAGCGCCGTACTGCAACCCGGTCAACAGCTAACGTTTAACGCCGAAACGCTTGACGCGCCGCGCGCGGTAGACTTAAGCAACGCCGACGCTTGGCGCCGCAGGCGTTTGTTGATGAACTTCGTGCCGTTGAAGCAGGTGGTTGCGGAAATCAACCGCTACCGGCGCAGCCAAATCCGCTTGCTGGACCCTAAACTGGGCGAACGAGAGGTGAATGCCGCCATCGACATTCAACACATAGACGCGTGGCTGGAGGCTTTGCAACAAACGTTGCCTATACAAGTTATTCACGCCGGGCCGTGGGTGTTTTTGCGCTCTTGGGCGCATGTAAGCAGAAACCAATCCGTCCGCTAAAGCCTGCCATTCAACCATGCCACGCGACAACCTGTTAAAAGGCCGTTATTCCCAGGCTCGGCAAATTTATCATGTCACAATTTGCACGGAAAATCGCCGGGATTGGTTTTACGATCTACAGTGCGGGCGGATTGTGATCCACCAAATGCGGCACTTGCATGAGAAAAACAGCTTGAAATCGATGGCGTGGGTCGTCATGCCGGATCATCTGCACTGGTTGTTTCAATTGGGCGACGGCAAAACATTGTCGGGCGTCATCAAACAATTTAAGGCAACTTCAGCCATAGGAGTGAATGCTTTTTTACAGCGCAAGGGCAGACTTTGGCAGCGCGGCTTTTACGATCATGCCTTGCGCAATGAGGAAAATTTAAGACAAATTGCCCGCTATATCGTGGCCAATCCATTACGCGCCGGTCTTGTGGAAAAAATAGGCGATTACCCGTTATGGGATGCAATGTGGCTCTGACTACCTCAGACAGTGTAGGGGCGAATTCATTCGCCCTACCGTCTGCCTACCTTGGCGCGGGAATAGGCGAATAAATTCGCCCCTACATGCGACAATTTGCCGCATCATTAAAAGTACGGCTACCCCGCCCGCCAACCGTTCTCTGTTTGAACACATCAACCGAGGACAATATATGAGAAAAAATGGAACTCTTTCCCGAACACCTGTAACCCTGGCCAAGCGCTCGACCGCAATGGGCATGCTGCCACTTTGCCTGGGCTGGCTGGCAATCGCTACGCCATTAAGCACCCACGCCGAAACACCAACCGCCGACAGCACCCGCAGCTTCAATATAGCCCCGCAGCCTTTGTATTCCGCGCTCAGCGCCTTGGCCGAACAATCCGGCGTGCAGTTTGTTTACAACTCGGCACTGGTGAAGGGCGTTAGCTCGCCCGGCGTCAGCGGCCGATATTCGTTGGAAGGCGCCTTGCAACGGTTGTTGGCGGGATCGGGAATTGGTTATCGATTCAACAGCGGCAACACTGTGACGTTGCAAAGAATGACTGGGTTGGACCCACAATCGGCCACCACGATGCAGGCGGTGACGGTCGTCGGCAAAACCAATCTCGACCCCGACGATCCCTATAATCTGAGTTATACCAGAACCAACACCGCGCTGGCGACTAAGACCGACACGCCCATCATGGAAACGCCTGCCTCCATTCAAGTCGTTAACAAGGCGGTTCTCCACGATCAACAGTCCTACCGCTTACAGGACGCGATCAAAAACGTCAGCGGCGTGCAGTCCTACCATTCATACGGCGGCGACCATGAACAATTCGTGATGCGCGGTTTCCTGCAAAGCACCGTCAACTATCGCAACGGCATTCGCATACCGTTCACTAAATTCGACCTGGCCAACGTCGAGCGCGTGGAAGTCATTAAAGGTGCATCGGCGATGCTGTTCGGCTTCGGCGATCCCGGCGGTTTGATCAGTACCGTGACCAAGCAGCCCAGCTCGACGCCTTACTATTCGCTGGAACAACGTTTCGGCTCCTACGATTTCTATCGTACCGAAGCCAGCGCCACCGGCCCAATCAGCAAGGAAGCCGGGCTGAATTACCGGCTGGACATGTCGTATCTGGATACCGGTTCGTTCCGCCAAAACATGGGCAACGACCGGATCTTTTTCGCGCCCACCCTAAGTTGGGAAGCCACGACGGACACCAAATTCACGTTGTCCTACGAATACTTCGACGAGAACAACGCCTACGACTACGGTATTCCCGCGGTCGGTAATCAATTGGCGCGCATCCCCATATCCAGAACCTTCGTCGGCCGCTCGGATTTAAGAAACTCCACCACCAACAATTTGGTCGATTTTAGGATAGACCATCGAATCAACGATCAGGTCAAGTTAAACGCCGGCGTCGTCTCATCGCAATATCAGAAATATTGGCAAGGTTTTTATACCGGTCGCGTCAACGAGACCCCAGGCAACTCCTTCGGTAACGTGGCGCGTAATTACTGGTTTAGCCCGGAAAATGCCGAATCGTTAACGGCTTGGGTGAATGGCACGTTTGACTTCGAAACTTACGGTATCAAACATAAGCTTTTGCTCGGCGGCGAGTATTACAACAGCCAACTGAAATACCAAGTTGCCAGCGGCAACGTCGACACGATCAACATCTTTAACCCGAATATTTCAGCCGTTTCCGACGCTCAGGTAAGCCAAATCCGGAATGCGTCGTACAACGACGTCATCGCTACCGAGAATACCTCCAAGGCCATTTACGTGCAGGATCAAATGAAACTCTGGGACAAGCTGCACATCATGGGCGGCTTCCGCTACGATTGGGTGGACCGGATGCAAGACCTGAGCTGGTGGGCGCCGGCCGGCAAGGACGCACGTAATGACGATGTGGTCAGCCCCAGGGTCGGTATCGTTTACCAACCGGTCGAATGGTTGTCGCTGTTCGGCAGCTTTACCGAATCGTTTGGTCCCGCCAACGATTACGATAATGGCGGCCGCAAACTCTACGATCTATTCAATGCCACCCAGTTTGAGGGCGGGGTAAAAACTCAATTTTTCGACGGCAAGCTCAACGCCAGCGTCGCCTACTTCGACCTTGAACGAACTCAATTCTTTCAGGACCCTAACAGTAATTTGATCAACGTGCAGGTCCCGGTCAAAGGTAGCAGCAAGGGTGTCGAATTCGATATCCAGGGACAAATTTACGAAGGTTTGAGCATGATAGGCACCTATGCTTACACGAATGCCAAGGTTACCGAAGACACTACCGCACCGGCAAACGTCGGCAACCGCATGCCCTTCGCACCCAACCATCAAGGCAGCGCTTGGTTGAAGTATGACTTTGACGGCGAATTGCTGAAAGGCTTTAGTGTCGGTGCCGGGGTTTATGTTTCCGGGCGCCGTTACGGCGATGCCGCGAACAGCTATTTTGACAGATCCTACGCTCGGCTGGATCTGATGGCGGCGTACAAGCGCAAATTGGGCGACATGAATTTGACCACCCAAGTCAACGTCAACAACGTCAACGATGCCGAATATTACGTTCTGCGCTCGCGCCGGACCAACCTGCCCGCCGAACCGTTAACGGTCATGGGTTCGATCAGACTGGAATATTGATCGCCTGACGCAACCGGAATCGAAGCCCCAGCTTGACTCAAATGCGACTCGTTGACTTGGGGTGGCCGGTTTACGCGCGTCAGTGCTATCCCGACCGCCATACACCGGATCTTACAAGGCGGGATCGACTGCCGTTTATGCAAACTCCGCTTCCGGCTCGGCGTAAACACTGCGGTGCCAGCAACAGCCTTGAGGGTTTCCGGCACCGAAAGCTCTTATCGATCGTCCGCCGCCGTTGGAGTGATCCACGCGATCAGATCGATCCCCGATATTTTTTACTCAACCACGCTACCATCTCGTCACCACAATGAACGCCAGTCGCCATCCCTTACTCTCAACGTTTCGCGAAGATCGGCGCATAGCCGAATTGTCCCGACTGAAATCCCGCCGCAAGCTTTGGCTAGACGTGCATTTGTGGCTTGGCCTGACTTTAGGCTTTCTATTATGCATATACGGCATTACCGGCAGCTTTCTGGTGTTCTACGCCGAGATCGACGAATGGCTGCATACCGATATGCTCGTGGTAGAAAAGCCGGCAACGGCCCAATATCAGCCCCTTGCGGAAATCTTCGCCGCCGGCAAAACGGTGATGCCGCCGACCGCTAAACATGTGTTTTCGGTGTATCCGCGCAACGAGAACGCGGCTTTCAAACTGCGTTACCAAATCCCGACCTCCGACAAAGAAAACGAACGCTGGATCGTCGGAGTAAATCCGTATTCGGCGCAAGTAACCGGAAAAATGTTGCTGACCCGTTCCAGCGATTGGTTGCCGGCAACCTTCATCGATTGCGTCTTCGAATTGCACTACGCATTGCTGATTCCTTCCGACGACATCAGCACCGTCGTGGTCGGCGTTTCCGCAGCATTATTGATCATTTCAACCCTGACCGGCCTGATAGTCTGGTGGCCCTTGACCGGAAAATGGTGGCAAGCGCTGACGTTTAAATCCGCCGCTGGCAAGGTGCGCTTCAATTACGACCTGCATAAAATCAGCGGTTTTTACACGGCGCTGGTGATGCTGCCGGTGCTGTTCTCCGGCATTTACATGGTGTTGCCGCATAACGTGGTGCCGGTGTTGGAATTATTTTCGCCGGTGACCTACCGTTACTGGTTTCAGTCCACGCCACCGGCTCAAAACGCGCAGGCCATCGGTATGGATCAAGCGGTGGCGATTGCAATGGAACAATACCCGCAAGGTCGGCCACACTGGATATACGGCGCACCGAATCCGACACAGACCTATACGGTTTGCCAGGACGGCATCGATGCGCCGGGCAGCCTGTTGCAACGCCGCTGCACGGTAATCGACCGCTACTCGGGTAAAATTCTCGATCTGGACGATCCCAGCCTGCCGACCGCAACCGCTGGAGAAATCTTCACGCATTGGCAATGGCCGCTGCATTCCGGCCAAGCCTTCGGCATGACCGGGCGGATTCTGGTGTTCATTACCGGCCTCGCCTGCCCTGTGCTGTTCGCTACCGGCGTTATCCGCTGGCTACAAAAACGTAATGGCAAGCAGCGAACTCGAATACGGCAAGGTATAAGCCAATAGGTGAAATGCCCTGAAAATAGGGCATATCCCGCAACCTAAACGCATGCAGGCCTGATATCCGTCCTGTAATATTTCAGTTTCAAAACCGGAGTAGCCGAAATTTCGCCCATCGCCTACTCTCACTCCCGCCGCTATGATGCGCATTCTGCTTGACTTGACGCAAAGCCCCACTTTATCGCCTGCCTATGGCGGTTTCTAACGAAGATGGTATCGCAGATTCTTACGCAATCGACCGCAAACCTAGGACTCTTTGCAGCAACGCGCTTAGATGTTAGAGATATCGTCCCCGACACTAAGTCGCATCGTTCAGATTAATTTGACCGCTTAAGCTCTGCAGCCATAGCGGCTGCTCAGTATCGGTATGGATTTTGCTGTATAGCGAGACCCAATAGTTCCAACCGAAGCCGTTTTCCACTATGGTCGAACTCACAGCCAACGACATTGCCGATTTGATGAACCAGCATAGACAGGAATTACTGCGATTTTTATTGTTGAAAGTCGATTGCAAAGACACGGCTCAAGATCTTTTTCAGGAAACCTTCATCCGCTACGCCGGCTACAACCGCAAAAGCGAAATCGAAAATCCGCGCGCTTTCATTTTTCGAATTGCCACGAATTTGGCGACGGACTATTTACGCAGCCGCTCGCGGCAACATCTGCAGGACAACGACGAAGACCGCTTGGAACAGATCGAAGCGCCGGCCTCGTCGTTGGAACATAGCGCCATATCGCAGCAGCGACTGGACTTGTTGATCGATGCGTTGGCGGAGTTGCCGCCCAAGTGCCGCGAGGTGTTTATTCTACTGAAGTTAAAGCATTACAGTTACGCGCAAGTCGAACAACGGCTCGGCATCTCCCAAACCATGATTCTGAAATATTTGAACAGAGCGCTTAGCCATTGCCGGCAACGCTTGGACCGCTAATTCACAAGTGATATTTCCATGCCGCCCATCGTCTTATAATTAACGCTACCGAACATTGCCTACTTTTGACATGACTCCCGATGACGACGCCTTACGGCAACTAACGCCCGCCGAACAAGCCGATTATTGGCTGACGCTGCTGGATTCGCCCTTGGCCGGCGATGACGAGCGGCAAGCGTTTCAAATCTGGTTGGAAAGCGAGCCGGCGCATCGGAGGGCCTGGCAAAAGGCACAGGCGTTCTGGCAGCATCTGGACGGTATTAACGACGATCAAGTAGCCGAAATCGAACGCAGCTTGGCGCAACGAACTTCAACGGTGCCGATAAGCAATGTCGTCGATATAAAAGCCGATACCACGCCCAAGTTCGCGCAGAAGCTCATGCCGGTCGCGGCCAGCCTGTTGCTGGCCGCAATGTTGAATTTCGCCGTGGTTAACGGCTACTTTGCCGATTACCGCACCACAACCGCAGAACAACGCTTGGTGCGGCTCGAGGACGGTTCCACGGTATTGTTGAATACGAATTCGTCCTTGTCGGTCGATTATGCCGCCGATGCCCGCACTGTCAGCTTGAGCGGCGAGGCCTATTTTAGCGTGACCGGCAATCCCGACCGGCCGTTTACCGTGCATACGGCGGGCGGCGAAGTCCGTGCCTTGGGCACGGCGTTCGATGTCAAACAAATCGGCGACGATTTGACGATAACCGTTTACGAACATGCCGTGCGGGTGGCATTAAAACAAGGCGAAACGGTGGAACGCCTGCAGGAAGGCCAACGCGTCAGTTCGCACGGCGGTCACGTAGATGCCCTTGAATCGGTCAACCTGCGGCAAACGGCGGCTTGGCAACGCCGTCAACTGGTCTTCGCCGGCCAACCCTTGGCGCAAGTCGTCGAGGAACTGAATCGTTACCGCAAAGGCCGTATCGTCATTTTCGGCCAAGACTTGGCCGAACATCGCGTGACTGGAGTTTTCGACACCCATGAGCCGGAACAGGCGCTGGCAACGATAGAGAATATTCTGGGCTTACAGGAATGGCGTTTTGGTGATGCCTTGGTTATTTTGAGGCGCCCAAAGTGAATGCCTTAGCACTCAAATAGGCGAAAAGCCGTAACGTATTTGCTGCATGTTAGCAACGAGCATTATGCTCCGCCAGTGAAAGATTTAACCACAAATTTCGATCATCAGGATGAACGCACGTCTTAAGGATTCCGTTATAAATAACTTCCCGATTTTAGAATACGTTGTAGGGGCGAATTTATTCGCCACGTATTGCGTTGACAGGGCGAATGAATTGGCCCCTACAGTTGCCTACGCTCATTTTCGGGAAGTTATTTGCCGCCAAATCCTAAGGAACACAAATGACTAAGCTGATTGCCGCCGCGCTGCTGGACACGCACCGCGAAGAGTTGTTGCGTTTTATACAGCGCCGTATCGCTTGTCCCGAAGCGGCATCGGATATCTTGCAGGACTGCTACTTGCGTTTTGCGACCTATATCGAACAAAATCAAGTACAGAACCCGCGTGCCTTTTTGTACAAAATGGCGGCAAATCAGACCATCGATCACTTGCGCCAGCAGCAAAGACTGGCCGAGTATCAAACCGATTTCGACGACGTTCCGGAATTGGCGGACCCTGCCCCCACGCCGGAAGAGGCCATATCCGGCCGGCAACGGCTGGATGCGCTTAAACAAGCCATGGCCTCTTTGCCGCACAAACATCGGGAAATTTTCTTGTTGCGCCACATCCGCCATCTGTCGTTCGCGGAAATTACCGAAATAACCGGCCTGTCTTACAACACTATTTTTAAATATCTCAATGAAGCCTTATTGCATTGCCAGAAACAAATGCGGGACTGAATTGAAGAATTTCAATTCACCGATTCGTCTAAAGTTCAATACAGGGCTCTTTTTTCAATGGATATTGCCATGACCCAGTTTCCTGCAATGCCGCCCGGCGATCCGAGCGAACAAGCCATCTATTGGTTGACTTTGTTGACCTCGGGCGAAGCCGATGCCAAGCACCGGCTAGCCTTTCAATTTTGGTTGGAAGAGCAAGAGGCCCATCGCCGCGCCTGGCAGGAAGCGCAAACCATGTGGCAAGATATGGCCCAACTGACCGAAGCCGATTTCGCCGATTTGCAAATAGACGAGCGAGCGGCGGGCAATGTCGCGACCATTAGGCCCGCGAAGCGCCGGCATTTCAATCCAAACCATTGGGCAATGGCCGCTTGTTTGTTGTTTTCGGTGCTGCTTTGGCAGACCGATTGGAGCGGATTTTTTGCCGAATACACGACAAGCGCCGGTGAACAGCAAAGCCTGAGATTGGCCGACGGCTCTACGGTACTGTTGAATACCGATTCCGCCGTGTCGGTCGATTACAGCGACACGGGCCGCCGCGTGACTTTGCATCGCGGTCAGGCCTGGTTTCAAGTGGTGGCGGATGTCGGGCGGCCTTTCGAAGTCGTCGCCCGCCATGGCGTCATTCGCGCGTTAGGGACCGCATTCGACGTTGCCGAGCAAGAGGAAAGAGTCGTCGTGACCGTTTACGAGCACGCAGTGCGCGTCACGCTCGATAACGGCGAAACTTTGGCCAGTCTGCCGGAAGGTGCGTCCGTCAGCTATCGGCAATCCCTGGAGCCTATCCGAGAACAAGTCAACGTCAAGGAAACAGCCGCCTGGCATCGCCGTCAGCTGATCTTTCACAACCGGCCGTTGCGCGAAGTGGTCGCCGAATTGAACCGCTACCGCAAGGGCCATATCTTCATCGCCGATGCCGGCCTGAACGAATTGCGCCTGACCGGGGTATTCGACACCAACGAGCAACATGAAGCCTTGAGGATGATACAAGAGAACCTCGGTTTAAACGCTTATTCAATCGCCGATCGCTGGGTATTATTGCGTAAAGCGCAAGACTATCCACCGACTTGATGCGGTGTTAGTGCCGCCGATAAAAATAATTTGAAGATTCCGGTTTTGCGTTTCGTCATAAGGAAAGAGCCGCGCCGCGGCGGACTTATTTTAATAATCACGCAAAAGGAGTTTTTATGGATGATTGGCATCGCCACATGCTGGCACTGGCCGCGAGCGCTTCGTTATTGGTTTTCCAGCAAGCCGTAGCTGCGGAATCGGTGAGTTTAGACATTCCGTCTCAGCGCTTGTCGCAGTCGTTGTTGGATTACTCGCAAGCGACCGGCATCAAAATCCTGTTCAAGGAGGAATCGACCAGCGGGCGTAACGCACCGGCGATAAAAGGCGTTTACGATGCCGAGCAGGCCTTGAAAACCCTGTTGGAAGGCAGCGGGCTCAAATACCGCTTTACCTCGCCGACTGCGGTCGTGCTGAATCCCGCGCCCGAGTCCCGCTTAAACAATCAAGCTTTGCCGCCGAATACCATGCCGGCGGTGACGGTCACCGGCACATCCGCCTCAAATATGGATACAACTTACCAAGCCGGCAATTCGACCGCCGGATCGAAGATGCCGTTGGAGATCACCCGAGTGCCGCAAAGCATTCAAGTGATTACCAAAGCGGCGATCGAGGATCAAGGCGCTTTTAGTATCGGTAACATCCTGAAGCAAGTACCCTCGGCCACCGTCATTGGGACGCGCTTTAGCCGTTTTCCCAGAATCAATATTCGCGGATTTAAGGCCGATCAGACTCGTAACGGAATCAGGCAGATTTTCGGCGGCGATGGCGATTGGTCGGCGTTAAGCCATATTCAAAGCGTAGAAGTGTTGAAGGGGCCGGGCAGCACCGTGTTCGGACAACAAACGAACGAGGGCGGAGGCATTATCAATGTCGTGACCAAGCGTTCGCATAAAGACCGGCAATTAGAATTTAGCTTTGCTCGCGGCGGGTACGAAGGCTTCGACGGTGATATCACCAGCGGTCGTTGGGACATCAATACGCCATTGACCGCTGACGGAGCACTGACCGCACGCTTTACCGGAGAGATCGAAGGTTCCGAAAGCTTCATCGATTTTCAAAATCTGGATAGGGAAAACTTTGGTTTTGCGATGGCTTGGGACGATGGCGGACCGGTGCGCGCCTATATCAACGCCGAGTACGCGAATAGGCGTACCCAGCCGAATCCGGGACTGCC
This sequence is a window from Methylomonas methanica MC09. Protein-coding genes within it:
- a CDS encoding Uma2 family endonuclease, producing the protein MVWDKVHENIYLSEEEYLATEPASEVKREYIDGQIYAMVGAGYNHNCISANMLRELGNHLKGTPCATFMADIKVRVGKDYVYPDLLVDCSKMSGDDYFSTSPVIIVEVLSRSTRKTDTTTKLIRYINLPSLREYVLIEADIVSVQVLRRSMHWMPGYFFLGDAVRFESIGLTLPVADIYDRVDNPDMNEFREGLA
- a CDS encoding RNA polymerase sigma factor, translated to MAFPDHDVYRTFLSIRPQIQRFLQQRLRCPDTAADLLQDIYLRLVRLTPPPASEVEARAWLFTVASNLSIDHLRGQKRRGDLLDQYLGEETEADLGAEPDRTLQAQDQLLQIQTALAQLPDLCAEILYLSRIEGLSHAEIAKQLNISVSWVEKQLAKALLHCRQAVDDENT
- a CDS encoding FecR family protein; this translates as MTETHTAQHDTLRQQAVDWHLRLTSGNADAGVWAEFERWRQQPDHARAYRDVETLWQQLPQPLLADRRRRQAIAARQRRKGLLRRGLNLAAAASLLLAVLAGFYPDYLQHPLADYRTRIGEQTAIKLADGSIAYLNTDTAVDVTIGPNERRVELLHGEAEFEVAHDARPFRVTAGAVTTEALGTRFIVRYDGETGAVTLQQGTVRTSRPAARGAQTDSAVLQPGQQLTFNAETLDAPRAVDLSNADAWRRRRLLMNFVPLKQVVAEINRYRRSQIRLLDPKLGEREVNAAIDIQHIDAWLEALQQTLPIQVIHAGPWVFLRSWAHVSRNQSVR
- a CDS encoding REP-associated tyrosine transposase produces the protein MPRDNLLKGRYSQARQIYHVTICTENRRDWFYDLQCGRIVIHQMRHLHEKNSLKSMAWVVMPDHLHWLFQLGDGKTLSGVIKQFKATSAIGVNAFLQRKGRLWQRGFYDHALRNEENLRQIARYIVANPLRAGLVEKIGDYPLWDAMWL
- a CDS encoding TonB-dependent siderophore receptor, with amino-acid sequence MRKNGTLSRTPVTLAKRSTAMGMLPLCLGWLAIATPLSTHAETPTADSTRSFNIAPQPLYSALSALAEQSGVQFVYNSALVKGVSSPGVSGRYSLEGALQRLLAGSGIGYRFNSGNTVTLQRMTGLDPQSATTMQAVTVVGKTNLDPDDPYNLSYTRTNTALATKTDTPIMETPASIQVVNKAVLHDQQSYRLQDAIKNVSGVQSYHSYGGDHEQFVMRGFLQSTVNYRNGIRIPFTKFDLANVERVEVIKGASAMLFGFGDPGGLISTVTKQPSSTPYYSLEQRFGSYDFYRTEASATGPISKEAGLNYRLDMSYLDTGSFRQNMGNDRIFFAPTLSWEATTDTKFTLSYEYFDENNAYDYGIPAVGNQLARIPISRTFVGRSDLRNSTTNNLVDFRIDHRINDQVKLNAGVVSSQYQKYWQGFYTGRVNETPGNSFGNVARNYWFSPENAESLTAWVNGTFDFETYGIKHKLLLGGEYYNSQLKYQVASGNVDTINIFNPNISAVSDAQVSQIRNASYNDVIATENTSKAIYVQDQMKLWDKLHIMGGFRYDWVDRMQDLSWWAPAGKDARNDDVVSPRVGIVYQPVEWLSLFGSFTESFGPANDYDNGGRKLYDLFNATQFEGGVKTQFFDGKLNASVAYFDLERTQFFQDPNSNLINVQVPVKGSSKGVEFDIQGQIYEGLSMIGTYAYTNAKVTEDTTAPANVGNRMPFAPNHQGSAWLKYDFDGELLKGFSVGAGVYVSGRRYGDAANSYFDRSYARLDLMAAYKRKLGDMNLTTQVNVNNVNDAEYYVLRSRRTNLPAEPLTVMGSIRLEY
- a CDS encoding PepSY-associated TM helix domain-containing protein; translation: MNASRHPLLSTFREDRRIAELSRLKSRRKLWLDVHLWLGLTLGFLLCIYGITGSFLVFYAEIDEWLHTDMLVVEKPATAQYQPLAEIFAAGKTVMPPTAKHVFSVYPRNENAAFKLRYQIPTSDKENERWIVGVNPYSAQVTGKMLLTRSSDWLPATFIDCVFELHYALLIPSDDISTVVVGVSAALLIISTLTGLIVWWPLTGKWWQALTFKSAAGKVRFNYDLHKISGFYTALVMLPVLFSGIYMVLPHNVVPVLELFSPVTYRYWFQSTPPAQNAQAIGMDQAVAIAMEQYPQGRPHWIYGAPNPTQTYTVCQDGIDAPGSLLQRRCTVIDRYSGKILDLDDPSLPTATAGEIFTHWQWPLHSGQAFGMTGRILVFITGLACPVLFATGVIRWLQKRNGKQRTRIRQGISQ
- a CDS encoding RNA polymerase sigma factor, with the protein product MVELTANDIADLMNQHRQELLRFLLLKVDCKDTAQDLFQETFIRYAGYNRKSEIENPRAFIFRIATNLATDYLRSRSRQHLQDNDEDRLEQIEAPASSLEHSAISQQRLDLLIDALAELPPKCREVFILLKLKHYSYAQVEQRLGISQTMILKYLNRALSHCRQRLDR
- a CDS encoding FecR family protein, producing the protein MTPDDDALRQLTPAEQADYWLTLLDSPLAGDDERQAFQIWLESEPAHRRAWQKAQAFWQHLDGINDDQVAEIERSLAQRTSTVPISNVVDIKADTTPKFAQKLMPVAASLLLAAMLNFAVVNGYFADYRTTTAEQRLVRLEDGSTVLLNTNSSLSVDYAADARTVSLSGEAYFSVTGNPDRPFTVHTAGGEVRALGTAFDVKQIGDDLTITVYEHAVRVALKQGETVERLQEGQRVSSHGGHVDALESVNLRQTAAWQRRQLVFAGQPLAQVVEELNRYRKGRIVIFGQDLAEHRVTGVFDTHEPEQALATIENILGLQEWRFGDALVILRRPK
- a CDS encoding RNA polymerase sigma factor — its product is MTKLIAAALLDTHREELLRFIQRRIACPEAASDILQDCYLRFATYIEQNQVQNPRAFLYKMAANQTIDHLRQQQRLAEYQTDFDDVPELADPAPTPEEAISGRQRLDALKQAMASLPHKHREIFLLRHIRHLSFAEITEITGLSYNTIFKYLNEALLHCQKQMRD
- a CDS encoding FecR family protein, translating into MTQFPAMPPGDPSEQAIYWLTLLTSGEADAKHRLAFQFWLEEQEAHRRAWQEAQTMWQDMAQLTEADFADLQIDERAAGNVATIRPAKRRHFNPNHWAMAACLLFSVLLWQTDWSGFFAEYTTSAGEQQSLRLADGSTVLLNTDSAVSVDYSDTGRRVTLHRGQAWFQVVADVGRPFEVVARHGVIRALGTAFDVAEQEERVVVTVYEHAVRVTLDNGETLASLPEGASVSYRQSLEPIREQVNVKETAAWHRRQLIFHNRPLREVVAELNRYRKGHIFIADAGLNELRLTGVFDTNEQHEALRMIQENLGLNAYSIADRWVLLRKAQDYPPT